The following proteins are co-located in the Spirosoma montaniterrae genome:
- a CDS encoding Uma2 family endonuclease — MAMSELLFQILDTPQAPLILQRAQAILHDEQRKRQTFYEWLDEDKKAEFINGEIVVHSPALDRHNAAMLLLARLLSIYVDDRQLGMVRAEKALIELTRNSYEPDVCFFGPSKAAHITDEQLYYPAPDFIAEVLSKGTEKNDRETKFADYAAHGVAEYWIIDPLRRTIEQYGIDADTEEYALDGTFGIKDTITSHAIVDFAIPVRAIFDAAANMLALRTLLVK, encoded by the coding sequence ATGGCTATGTCAGAACTGCTGTTTCAAATTTTAGATACGCCACAGGCTCCGCTTATTTTACAACGGGCACAGGCCATTTTGCACGACGAACAGCGGAAACGGCAAACCTTTTATGAATGGCTCGACGAAGACAAAAAAGCTGAGTTCATCAACGGTGAAATCGTAGTGCATTCACCCGCCCTCGACCGGCACAACGCAGCCATGCTTTTATTAGCGCGACTGTTGAGCATTTATGTGGATGACCGTCAGTTAGGCATGGTGCGGGCCGAAAAAGCGTTGATTGAACTGACGCGCAACAGCTACGAACCCGACGTGTGTTTCTTCGGACCCTCAAAAGCTGCCCATATTACCGACGAGCAATTGTACTATCCGGCACCCGATTTTATCGCCGAAGTGCTCTCGAAGGGTACCGAGAAAAACGACCGAGAAACCAAGTTTGCCGACTATGCAGCGCATGGTGTCGCCGAATACTGGATCATTGACCCGCTCCGCCGAACCATTGAGCAATACGGCATCGACGCCGATACTGAAGAGTATGCACTGGACGGAACCTTTGGCATTAAAGATACCATTACCAGCCACGCTATTGTTGACTTCGCTATTCCGGTTCGGGCCATCTTCGACGCTGCCGCCAATATGCTGGCGTTACGGACGCTCTTGGTTAAGTAA
- a CDS encoding peptidase domain-containing ABC transporter, which yields MPFPHYTQLDRMDCGPTCLRMVAKHYGRSFTAQSLRERAQIGKEGVSLLGIAEAAENIGFRTVGIKVPFSKLAAEAPLPCIVHWNQNHFVVVYAIKGASGSWMSRIRGGRKTPERIEPTVRPGGLPHGLTLEEGQLIIPPASAAITPGVDSLDTAPRGTVYVADPARGLLTYTAGEFCQYWLSAQGPHAAEGVALLLEPTPTFQEQDDEFQQGAGAYGFGRVLGYLWQYKALLGQLALGLAVGSGLQLLFPFLTQSVVDVGINTQNLPFVYLVLGAQLMLMAGRLSVEFIRSWILLHISTRVNLSILSDFLIKLMRLPVSFFDSKQFGDLMQRIGDHHRIEQFLTGQTLNTLFSLLNLVVLSVVLAMFSLPIFGVFVVASLLYVGWVALFLRQRRKLDYKRFDVSAKNQSSLVQLIQGMQEIKLAGAERPMRWAWERLQARLFRLQMKGLALSQYQQAGAFSINEGKNIFITFLAAQAVINGQLSLGAMLAMQQIVGQLNGPIEQLIGFVQGLQDATISLERLNEIHTLADEEATETLRLDQLPVSKSICLKNVSFTYVGAGNEPVLDQVDLHIPAGKTTAIVGMSGSGKTTILKLLLRFYNPTRGEIRLGEDPTPSPSPLGRGARPGWFSPLPNGEGLGVGLHNLSHSGWRQQCGVVMQDGFIFSDTIARNIAVGVERIDVWRLDEAVRVANLREFIESLPSGLNTKIGTEGNGISQGQRQRILIARAVYKDPQYLFFDEATNALDTTNEAVIMHNLTEFFAGNSGNRRTVVIVAHRLSTVCGADQIVVLHRGRVAEIGTHAELIAQRGQYWQLVRNQLELGV from the coding sequence ATGCCCTTCCCCCACTACACCCAACTCGACCGAATGGACTGCGGGCCTACCTGCCTGCGGATGGTGGCGAAGCATTATGGCCGCTCGTTTACGGCGCAGTCGCTGCGGGAGCGGGCGCAGATTGGCAAAGAGGGTGTCTCGCTGCTGGGTATTGCCGAAGCCGCCGAGAATATTGGTTTTCGCACGGTGGGCATAAAAGTGCCGTTCTCGAAATTAGCTGCCGAGGCCCCGCTGCCCTGCATCGTGCATTGGAATCAGAATCATTTCGTGGTGGTCTACGCCATCAAAGGTGCGTCGGGTAGCTGGATGAGCCGCATCCGGGGCGGGCGCAAAACGCCGGAGCGTATAGAGCCAACCGTTCGGCCTGGCGGGCTTCCGCACGGTCTGACGCTGGAAGAGGGCCAACTCATCATTCCGCCCGCGTCGGCAGCAATTACGCCGGGCGTGGATTCGCTCGACACTGCGCCACGCGGTACGGTCTACGTGGCTGATCCGGCGCGGGGGCTGCTGACCTACACCGCCGGGGAGTTTTGCCAGTATTGGTTGTCGGCGCAGGGGCCACACGCTGCCGAGGGCGTTGCGCTGCTGCTCGAACCTACGCCTACTTTTCAGGAACAGGACGACGAATTCCAACAGGGAGCGGGGGCTTACGGCTTTGGGCGGGTGCTGGGCTATTTGTGGCAGTACAAAGCCTTGCTGGGGCAGTTGGCACTGGGGCTGGCCGTAGGTAGCGGGTTGCAATTGCTGTTTCCGTTTCTAACGCAGTCGGTGGTCGACGTGGGCATCAATACGCAGAACCTGCCATTTGTTTATTTAGTGCTGGGGGCGCAGTTGATGCTCATGGCCGGGCGGCTATCGGTCGAGTTTATTCGCTCGTGGATATTGTTGCACATCAGCACCCGCGTCAACCTGAGCATCCTGTCTGATTTTCTGATTAAGCTGATGCGATTGCCCGTGTCGTTTTTCGACAGCAAGCAATTCGGTGATCTGATGCAGCGCATCGGCGATCACCACCGCATCGAACAGTTTCTAACCGGCCAAACGCTCAATACACTGTTTTCGCTGCTCAACCTCGTGGTGCTGAGTGTGGTACTGGCTATGTTCAGCCTGCCCATTTTCGGCGTGTTCGTCGTGGCGAGTTTGCTGTATGTGGGCTGGGTGGCCCTGTTTCTGCGGCAACGGCGTAAATTAGATTACAAACGCTTCGATGTGTCGGCCAAGAATCAGAGCAGTTTAGTGCAGTTGATTCAGGGGATGCAGGAGATCAAGCTGGCCGGAGCCGAGCGACCCATGCGCTGGGCGTGGGAGCGGTTGCAGGCGCGGCTCTTTCGGCTGCAAATGAAGGGGCTGGCTCTGAGTCAGTACCAACAGGCCGGGGCGTTCAGCATCAACGAGGGCAAAAACATCTTCATTACCTTTCTGGCCGCGCAGGCGGTTATTAACGGGCAGTTGTCGCTGGGGGCGATGCTGGCGATGCAGCAGATTGTGGGGCAGTTGAATGGCCCCATCGAACAACTCATCGGGTTTGTGCAGGGGTTGCAGGACGCCACCATCAGCTTAGAGCGGCTCAACGAAATCCATACGCTGGCCGATGAAGAAGCAACGGAAACGCTTAGGCTCGATCAACTGCCCGTAAGCAAAAGCATATGCCTGAAAAACGTATCGTTCACCTACGTCGGTGCGGGCAATGAGCCGGTGTTAGATCAGGTCGATCTGCATATTCCAGCGGGTAAAACCACGGCTATTGTGGGCATGAGCGGCAGCGGCAAAACCACTATCCTCAAACTGCTGTTGCGCTTCTACAACCCAACGCGGGGCGAGATTCGGCTCGGTGAAGACCCCACCCCTAGCCCCTCCCCGTTAGGGAGGGGAGCGCGACCCGGATGGTTTTCTCCCCTCCCTAACGGGGAGGGGCTGGGGGTGGGGTTACACAACCTGAGCCACAGCGGCTGGCGGCAGCAGTGTGGCGTGGTAATGCAGGACGGGTTTATTTTCTCCGACACCATTGCCCGCAATATCGCCGTGGGCGTTGAACGCATCGACGTCTGGCGGCTCGATGAAGCCGTGCGCGTTGCCAACCTGCGCGAGTTTATCGAGTCACTGCCGTCGGGCCTGAATACCAAAATCGGGACGGAGGGCAACGGCATTAGTCAGGGGCAGCGGCAACGGATTCTGATTGCGCGGGCCGTTTACAAAGACCCGCAATACCTGTTTTTCGACGAAGCCACCAACGCGTTAGACACCACCAACGAAGCCGTTATTATGCACAATCTGACCGAGTTTTTCGCAGGCAATTCGGGAAACAGGCGTACCGTCGTGATTGTTGCTCACCGGCTCAGTACCGTTTGCGGGGCCGATCAGATTGTGGTCCTGCATCGGGGTCGGGTTGCCGAAATCGGCACACACGCCGAATTAATAGCCCAACGCGGTCAATATTGGCAACTGGTGCGTAATCAACTGGAATTAGGGGTGTGA
- a CDS encoding HlyD family efflux transporter periplasmic adaptor subunit encodes MANLVNSGQSWLRSEEVEEILTRPPAWLLQWGITVVLAVLGLVLTGSWLIHYPDLVRASFRLTSANAPKAVLARSGGKLVRLLVREGQVVVAGAPLAYLESTARHEDVLRLSRQLARAWLLASREKLEALETLHLSNYSQLGELQPAYQTFEQARIRLRAYLANGFASQKKAMLRQEILDLQTLADNLREQQQLQARDRTLANEEYTVQRHLAEQKVIAPLELKREESKAIARQLPYQQTASALINNLTAQRAKQKEMLELDRQVAEERDQFLQALNTLQSAVEAWKQKYVLLAPVNGQVYWPGLLQENQTVSLNQELFYVAPPSTDYFGELRVPQTNAGKVRVGQDVLIKFAGYPYQEYGAVRGQIASVANVSLHDSVFLAKVVLPAGLRTTYNQSLTYRTGMSASADIVTTDSRLLEKLFYQLRKLTNGR; translated from the coding sequence ATGGCAAATCTTGTTAATTCTGGTCAATCCTGGTTGAGATCGGAAGAGGTCGAAGAGATTCTGACCCGGCCCCCGGCCTGGCTGTTACAGTGGGGCATTACGGTCGTGCTGGCGGTGCTGGGGCTGGTACTGACCGGTTCGTGGCTGATTCACTACCCCGATCTGGTGCGGGCGTCGTTTCGGCTTACGTCGGCCAACGCACCCAAAGCGGTATTGGCTCGTTCGGGGGGCAAACTTGTTCGGCTGTTGGTGCGGGAGGGGCAGGTTGTGGTGGCTGGTGCACCGTTGGCGTATTTGGAAAGCACGGCCCGGCATGAGGATGTGTTGCGCCTGTCGCGGCAATTGGCGCGGGCGTGGCTGCTGGCAAGCCGGGAGAAACTCGAAGCGTTGGAAACACTACATCTGTCGAATTATAGTCAGTTGGGCGAACTGCAACCGGCTTATCAAACTTTCGAGCAGGCACGGATTCGGTTGCGGGCGTACTTAGCCAACGGTTTTGCCAGTCAGAAAAAAGCCATGCTCCGGCAGGAAATTCTTGACCTGCAAACACTGGCCGACAACCTGCGCGAACAGCAGCAGCTACAAGCCCGCGACCGAACCTTAGCCAATGAAGAATACACCGTACAACGGCACTTAGCCGAGCAAAAGGTGATTGCACCCCTCGAACTGAAACGGGAAGAAAGCAAAGCCATTGCCCGCCAGCTACCGTATCAGCAAACGGCCTCGGCCCTGATTAATAATCTGACAGCCCAACGGGCCAAACAGAAAGAAATGCTGGAACTCGACCGGCAGGTGGCCGAGGAACGCGATCAGTTTTTGCAGGCTCTGAACACGCTGCAAAGTGCGGTCGAAGCCTGGAAACAGAAATATGTGCTGTTGGCTCCGGTAAATGGGCAGGTTTATTGGCCCGGTTTGTTGCAGGAGAACCAGACCGTTTCGCTCAATCAGGAATTGTTTTACGTGGCCCCACCCAGCACCGATTACTTTGGCGAGTTGCGCGTGCCACAAACCAACGCCGGTAAGGTGCGGGTCGGGCAAGACGTGCTGATTAAGTTTGCGGGCTATCCGTATCAGGAATACGGAGCCGTGCGGGGACAGATTGCCTCAGTCGCCAATGTGTCGCTGCACGACAGCGTCTTTCTGGCAAAAGTGGTATTACCGGCAGGGCTGCGAACTACGTATAATCAGTCGCTGACGTATCGCACGGGCATGAGCGCGTCGGCAGATATTGTTACGACCGACAGCCGACTGCTGGAAAAACTGTTTTATCAACTTCGGAAGCTGACCAACGGACGCTGA